One Enterobacter asburiae genomic window, AGCTTCTGCTGCGGCTACCGGACCGGTGGTTTTCATGGCGTTAGCAATTTTCTCTGCCACGAAGCCAACGATAATCTGCACGCTGGTTTTGTTCAGGCGGATAACGCCGGAAGCACCCAGACGTTTGGCCAGCGCTTCGTTCACCAGGGAAGAGTCTTTAACGTTCAGACGCAGGCGAGTGATACAGGCGTCGATACCGGTCAGGTTGTCAGAACCGCCGACAGCGGCGATGTACTGACGCGCCAGACCAGATACGTCCTGATCCTGAGCACCGCTCACGTTCATATCCTGACCATCCGCTTCGCTACCGGCCACGGCCAGTTCACGACCCGGCGTCATCAGGTTGAATTTGGTGATAGTGAAACGGAACACCACGTAGTAGATCGCGAAGAACACCAGACCTTGCGGGATCAGCATCCACCAGTGGGTCGCCAGCGGGTTACGGGACGACAGCACCATATCCACCAGACCGGCGCTGAAGCCGAAACCGGCAATCCACTGCATGCTGGCAGCGATGAACACGGAGATACCGGTCAGCACGGCGTGAATCACATACAGCACCGGCGCCACGAACATGAAGGAGAACTCCAGCGGCTCGGTGATACCGGTGAAGAAGGCCGCGAATGCCCCCGCCATCATGATACCCAGCACTTTCGCTTTGTTCTCTGGACGCGCGCAGTGGTAGATAGCCAGCGCAGCACCCGGCAGACCAAACATCATGATCGGGAAGAAGCCCGCCTGGTAACGACCGGTGATACCGACAACCGCTTTACCTGCTTCGATGGACTGTGCGCCACCCAGGAAGTTAGGGATATCGTTAATACCAGCAACGTCGAACCAGAATACGGAGTTCAGCGCGTGGTGCAGACCGACCGGGATCAGCAGACGGTTGAAGAACGCGTACACGCCCGCACCGACAGAACCCAGCTTCTGGATGTGCTCACCGAAGTTCACCAGACCGTCGAAGATCATCGGCCAGACGTACATCATGATGAACGCAACAACGATCATCACAAACGAGGTCAGGATGGGGACCAGACGGCGTCCGCTAAAGAAGGAGAGTGCTTTTGGCAGCTCTACGCTGCTGAAGCGGTTATACAGTTCAGCGGAGATGATACCCACAAGGATACCGACGAACTGGTTGCTGATCTTACCGAATGCCGCCGGAACCTGGTCCGCCGGAATTTTTTGGATCATGGCCACCGCTGCAGGCGAGCAGAGGGTGGTTAACACGAGGAAACCGACAAAACCGGTCAGCGCAGCGGCGCCGTCTTTGTCTTTGGACATACCGTAAGCCACACCAATCGCGAACAACACGGACATGTTGTCGATAATGGCGGAACCTGACTTGATAAAGAACGCCGCCAGCGCGCTGGTATTACCCCAGCCGTTGGGGTCGATCCAGTAGCCGACACCCATCAGGATGGCTGCGGCAGGCAGCGTGGCGACCGGCACCATCAGTGCGCGACCAACCTTTTGTAAATAACCTAGAATACTCACTTTCTTCCCCCTATGAGACCCCGTTTAAGGCATGTTCTCAGCTCTGTTTTTTATTGTGTCACGAACGATAGATACCGTTGATGCTTCACTGGCATTGTGAGTGTGTGAAAAATTAATTCGTATCGCAAATTAAACGCGTACTTTTTGTGATTTTTGTCACCAAATATCGTTATTCACCCTCCCTTATACTGGCTAACAGCGAAAACTTATTTTATCATTCAAAAAATCAAGACGGATTGATCCGGCCTGAAAGTTTCCAGGTTACGCTTACGTATCAGGTTCCGATAGCCATCCGCCCACTCTTCTACTTTAACTCTTGAGGTGAACAATGAGACTGATTCCCCTGGCAACTGCTGAACAAGTCGGTAAATGGGCCGCTCGCCATATCGTTAATCGTATTAACGCGTTCAAACCGACCGCCGATCGTCCTTTCGTTCTTGGCCTTCCAACCGGCGGTACCCCGCTGACCGCCTATAAGGCGCTGGTTGAGATGCATAAAGCAGGCCAGGTTAGCTTTAAGCATGTTGTGACGTTCAACATGGACGAATATGTTGGCCTGCCAAAGGAACATCCGGAAAGCTACCATAGCTTCATGCACCGCAATTTCTTTGATCACGTTGATATCCCAGCTGAAAATATTAACCTGCTGAATGGAAACGCGCCTGATATTGACGCAGAATGCCGTCAGTATGAAGAAAAAATCCGTTCTTACGGTAAAATCCACCTGTTCATGGGTGGCGTGGGCAACGATGGTCATATCGCGTTCAACGAACCGGCGTCATCTCTGGCTTCCCGCACGCGTATTAAAACGCTGACCCATGACACGCGCGTGGCAAACTCCCGCTTCTTTGACGGCGATGTTAACCAGGTTCCGAAATACGCCCTGACCGTTGGCGTAGGCACCCTGCTGGATGCCGAAGAAGTGATGATTCTGGTGCTGGGCGGCGTGAAAGCGCAGGCGCTCCAGGCGGCCGTAGAAGGCAACGTTAACCATATGTGGACCATCAGCTGCCTGCAGCTGCATCCTAAATCAGTCATCGTCTGCGACGAACCGTCCACGATGGAGCTGAAGGTAAAAACGCTGAAATACTTCAACGAGTTAGAAGCTGAGAACATCAAAGGTCTGTAATTGAATAACCGCCTCTTCATCAAGAGGCGGCCGCTTTTTTTAACCGGGGGTCGTTATGTACGCTTTAACCCACGGTCGGATTTATACCGGCCATGAAATTCTGGATGACCATGCGATTGTTATCGCTGATGGCCTGATTGAACGTGTTTGCCCGCTGGCAGAACTGCCGCCGGAGATTGAACAGCGCTCACTCAATGGAGCAGTAATCTCCCCCGGTTTCATCGACGTTCAGCTCAACGGCTGCGGCGGTGTGCAATTCAATGATACCGCGGATGCGGTGACGGTCGAAACGCTGGAGATCATGCAGAAAGCCAACGAGAAATCGGGCTGCACCAGCTATCTGCCAACGCTTATCACCAGCAGTGATGACCTCATGAAG contains:
- the nagE gene encoding N-acetylglucosamine-specific PTS transporter subunit IIBC, translated to MSILGYLQKVGRALMVPVATLPAAAILMGVGYWIDPNGWGNTSALAAFFIKSGSAIIDNMSVLFAIGVAYGMSKDKDGAAALTGFVGFLVLTTLCSPAAVAMIQKIPADQVPAAFGKISNQFVGILVGIISAELYNRFSSVELPKALSFFSGRRLVPILTSFVMIVVAFIMMYVWPMIFDGLVNFGEHIQKLGSVGAGVYAFFNRLLIPVGLHHALNSVFWFDVAGINDIPNFLGGAQSIEAGKAVVGITGRYQAGFFPIMMFGLPGAALAIYHCARPENKAKVLGIMMAGAFAAFFTGITEPLEFSFMFVAPVLYVIHAVLTGISVFIAASMQWIAGFGFSAGLVDMVLSSRNPLATHWWMLIPQGLVFFAIYYVVFRFTITKFNLMTPGRELAVAGSEADGQDMNVSGAQDQDVSGLARQYIAAVGGSDNLTGIDACITRLRLNVKDSSLVNEALAKRLGASGVIRLNKTSVQIIVGFVAEKIANAMKTTGPVAAAEASAAPAAAPAAAKPQAVPNAKTVAALVSPVTGEVVAIEQVPDEAFASKAVGDGVAVKPTEKTVVSPAAGTIVKIFNTNHAFCLETENGAEIVVHMGIDTVALNGQGFTRLVEEGAEVVAGQPILEMDLDFLNANARSMISPVVCSNIDDFSGLVIQAKGQVVAGQTPLYEIKGK
- the nagB gene encoding glucosamine-6-phosphate deaminase — encoded protein: MRLIPLATAEQVGKWAARHIVNRINAFKPTADRPFVLGLPTGGTPLTAYKALVEMHKAGQVSFKHVVTFNMDEYVGLPKEHPESYHSFMHRNFFDHVDIPAENINLLNGNAPDIDAECRQYEEKIRSYGKIHLFMGGVGNDGHIAFNEPASSLASRTRIKTLTHDTRVANSRFFDGDVNQVPKYALTVGVGTLLDAEEVMILVLGGVKAQALQAAVEGNVNHMWTISCLQLHPKSVIVCDEPSTMELKVKTLKYFNELEAENIKGL